Proteins co-encoded in one Arachis hypogaea cultivar Tifrunner chromosome 11, arahy.Tifrunner.gnm2.J5K5, whole genome shotgun sequence genomic window:
- the LOC112723064 gene encoding cullin-1 produces MSMSERKTIDLEQGWDFMQKGITKLKNILEGLPEPQFSSEDYMMLYTTIYNMCTQKPPHDYSQQLYDKYKEAFEEYIQSTVLPSLREKHDEFMLRELVKRWANHKIMVRWLSRFFHYLDRYFIARRSLPPLNEVGLTCFRDLVYKELNGKVRDAVISLIDQEREGEQIDRALLKNVLDIFVEIGMGQMDHYENDFETAMLKDTSAYYSRKASSWILEDSCPDYMLKAEECLKREKDRVAHYLHSSSEPKLLEKVQHELLSVYANQLLEKEHSGCHALLRDDKVEDLSRMFRLFSKIPKGLDPVSSIFKQHVTTEGMVLVKQAEDAASTKKADKKDIVGLQEQVFVRKVIELHDKYLAYVNDCFQNHTLFHKALKEAFEVFCNKGVAGSSSAELLATFCDNILKKGGSEKLSDEAIEETLEKVVKLLAYISDKDLFAEFYRKKLARRLLFDKSANDDHERSILTKLKQQCGGQFTSKMEGMVTDLTLAKENQTSFEEYLSNNPNADPGIDLTVTVLTTGFWPSYKSFDLNLPAEMIRCVEVFKEFYQTKTKHRKLTWIYSLGTCNISGKFEPKTVELIVTTYQASALLLFNSSDRLSYSEIMTQLNLSDDDVSRLLHSMSCAKYKILNKEPNTKMISSTDEFEFNSKFTDKMRRIKIPLPPVDEKKKVIEDVDKDRRYAIDASIVRIMKSRKVLGYQQLVMECVEQLGRMFKPDVKAIKKRIEDLISRDYLERDKENPNMFKYLA; encoded by the exons ATGTCGATGAGTGAGCGGAAGACCATCGACCTGGAGCAGGGATGGGATTTCATGCAGAAGGGCATCACCAAGCTCAAGAACATTCTAGAAGGCTTGCCTGAACCTCAGTTCAGCTCCGAGGACTACATGATGCTTTACAC AACCATCTATAACATGTGCACCCAAAAGCCTCCTCATGACTATTCCCAACAACTCTATGACAAGTACAAGGAGGCATTTGAAGAGTACATCCAATCAACG GTATTACCTTCTTTGAGAGAGAAGCATGATGAATTTATGTTGAGAGAACTTGTAAAGAGGTGGGCAAACCATAAAATTATGGTTAGGTGGCTTTCTCGTTTCTTTCATTATTTGGATCGCTACTTTATTGCCCGGAGGTCACTCCCACCCCTTAATGAAGTTGGCTTAACTTGCTTCCGTGATTTG GTTTACAAGGAGCTAAATGGAAAAGTTAGAGATGCAGTTATTTCTCTT ATTGATCAAGAACGTGAAGGAGAGCAGATTGATCGGGCTTTATTAAAGAATGTATTAGATATATTTGTTGAAATTGGGATGGGGCAAATGGATCACTATGAGAATGATTTTGAAACTGCAATGCTTAAAGACACTTCTGCTTATTACTCTCGAAAGGCTTCTAGTTGGATCCTAGAAGATTCTTGTCCTGATTACATGCTCAAG GCTGAGGAGTGCTTAAAACGGGAGAAAGATAGAGTTGCTCATTATTTGCACTCCAGTAGCGAGCCAAAGTTGTTAGAG AAAGTTCAACATGAGCTGTTATCTGTGTACGCAAACCAACTCCTCGAGAAAGAGCACTCTGGATGTCATGCTTTGCTTAGAGATGACAAG GTTGAAGATCTGTCACGGATGTTCAGGCTATTTTCTAAAATACCTAAAGGCTTAGATCCTGTTTCCAGTATATTTAAGCAG CATGTTACCACTGAGGGTATGGTATTGGTTAAGCAGGCTGAAGATGCAGCTAGTACCAAAAAG GCAGATAAAAAGGATATCGTTGGTCTGCAGGAGCAG GTTTTTGTCCGGAAAGTGATTGAGCTGCACGACAAGTACCTCGCATATGTAAATGACTGTTTCCAGAATCATACTCTTTTCCACAAG GCTCTCAAGGAGGCTTTTGAGGTCTTTTGCAATAAAGGTGTTGCTGGGAGCTCGAGCGCTGAACTGCTTGCCACATTCTGTGACAACATTCTTAAGAAAGGTGGCAGTGAAAAATTGAGTGACGAAGCAATTGAAGAAACTCTGGAAAAG GTGGTCAAGCTACTTGCCTACATTAGCGACAAAGATTTGTTTGCTGAATTTTATAG GAAGAAGCTTGCTCGAAGACTTCTTTTTGACAAGAGTGCCAACGATGATCATGAGAGAAGTATTTTGACAAAATTGAAGCAACAATGTGGTGGACAGTTTacatcaaagatggaaggaatg GTTACAGACTTGACACTGGCAAAGGAGAATCAAACTAGCTTTGAGGAGTATTTAAGCAATAATCCTAATGCAGACCCTGGAATAGACTTGACAGTTACAGTTCTGACTACTGGCTTCTGGCCCAGTTACAAATCTTTTGATCTCAATCTTCCAGCGGAAATG ATCAGGTGCGTTGAAGTTTTCAAGGAATTTTATCAAACTAAAACAAAGCACAGAAAGCTTACATGGATTTACTCCTTGGGTACCTGTAATATAAGTGGGAAATTTGAACCAAAAACTGTGGAGCTGATTGTTACAACCTACCAG GCTTCAGCATTGCTTCTTTTCAATTCCTCGGATAGACTCAGTTATTCGGAGATCATGACTCAGTTAAACCTATCGGATGATGATGTTTCTAGACTGCTTCACTCTATGTCATGTGCGAAGTACAAGATTCTTAACAAAGAACCAAACACAAAAATGATATCTTCTACAGATGAATttgaattcaattcaaaatttacCGACAAAATGAGGAGGATCAAG ATTCCTCTCCCTCCTGTGGACGAGAAGAAAAAGGTAATTGAGGATGTTGACAAGGATAGAAGATATGCTATTGATGCCTCAATTGTGCGTATTATGAAGAGTCGCAAAGTTTTGGGATACCAACAGTTAGTCATGGAATGTGTTGAGCAGTTAGGTCGCATGTTTAAG CCTGACGTCAAGGCAATTAAAAAGCGGATTGAAGATTTGATTTCTCGGGACTACTTGGAAAGAGACAAAGAAAATCCAAATATGTTCAAGTACTTGGCTTGA